In a single window of the Porites lutea chromosome 14, jaPorLute2.1, whole genome shotgun sequence genome:
- the LOC140924826 gene encoding bis(5'-adenosyl)-triphosphatase enpp4-like produces MFLLFSRTKMLFSKIFLSTLISMSFFANTSGKDTVILVSFDGFRWDYLHMNRTKTENFDSIIQEGVRAEYVQNVFPTVTFPNHYTIMTGQYAESHGIISNSMYDPVLNENFSMDTNDSKWWNTFSEPLWITNQNQGHKSGMCYWPGYDVEYKGQNASYTTSGYGFNKPFLTEEGIMPWKERIDVIIKWLKEPDPPSFVTLYFNSPDEAGHCCGPYSVNVTEEIRKDDKITGYLLEQLRKEKLLDEVNLIITADHGTGAYNTSTIINFTDYLTPDSTFWAGGGTFFFLHADNVTRAYNKLKERQKLQPHFSVFYKEEVPDDLHIKHSNRVPEIVVIMDEHWIADISKAHNTTVSEPIVTKGAHGWVPSIPSMHPFFIARGPAFKVGHKFDHINMVDIYPLICHLLGIRPAPNNGSLDRIAHLLKSTPRTESSSLNTGEIIALVIGTAIGLTVCMYAVIMVVKDQRLGRGQRRPGEVDVPLIDGELYGDQEDDNVI; encoded by the coding sequence atgtttttgttattttctagaacgaaaatgttattttctaaGATTTTTCTCAGTACTTTGATCTCCATGTCCTTTTTCGCTAATACTTCGGGTAAAGATACCGTCATCTTAGTTTCTTTCGACGGTTTTCGATGGGATTATCTCCACATGAATCGGACCAAAACAGAAAACTTCGATTCCATCATTCAGGAAGGCGTTCGAGCTGAGTATGTTCAAAATGTTTTCCCAACCGTTACGTTTCCGAATCACTACACCATTATGACTGGACAGTATGCTGAGAGCCATGGAATAATATCCAATAGCATGTACGATCCCGTTCTTAATGAGAACTTCAGCATGGACACGAACGACTCGAAATGGTGGAATACGTTCAGTGAACCGTTGTGGATCACCAACCAAAACCAGGGTCATAAAAGCGGGATGTGTTACTGGCCGGGTTATGATGTGGAATACAAAGGACAAAACGCATCGTACACTACAAGTGGATATGGTTTTaataaaccttttttgaccGAAGAGGGTATAATGCCTTGGAAGGAACGAATTGATGTCATTATAAAATGGTTGAAAGAACCAGATCCCCCATCATTTGTGACCCTATATTTCAATTCACCAGATGAGGCTGGCCACTGCTGTGGACCGTACTCAGTAAATGTTACAGAAGAAATCAGGAAAGATGACAAGATCACGGGATACTTATTGgagcaattgcgtaaagaaaaattattggatgAAGTTAATCTAATTATCACCGCCGATCATGGAACCGGAGCCTACAACACAAGCACAATCATCAATTTTACTGATTATTTAACTCCTGATTCTACGTTTTGGGCTGGAGgaggaacctttttttttttacacgctGATAACGTAACTCGTGCTTACAACAAGTTAAAAGAACGTCAAAAGTTGCAACCCCATTTCTCAGTTTTTTATAAGGAGGAAGTACCGGATGACCTTCACATTAAACATAGTAATCGTGTTCCTGAAATTGTAGTTATCATGGACGAACACTGGATTGCAGATATTTCAAAAGCTCATAACACAACAGTTTCTGAGCCTATTGTCACTAAAGGAGCTCATGGTTGGGTCCCATCAATACCGTCAATGCATCCGTTCTTTATTGCACGAGGCCCAGCATTCAAGGTTGGTCACAAATTTGATCACATCAACATGGTTGATATCTACCCATTGATATGTCATTTACTTGGAATAAGACCAGCGCCAAATAATGGATCCCTAGATCGCATTGCTCACCTACTGAAATCTACACCTCGCACTGAATCAAGTTCACTGAATACTGGAGAGATTATAGCATTAGTTATCGGGACCGCAATTGGCTTAACAGTTTGTATGTATGCTGTTATCATGGTTGTGAAGGATCAGAGACTTGGGAGGGGGCAAAGAAGGCCAGGAGAAGTGGATGTGCCACTGATAGATGGTGAATTATATGGTGATCAAGAAGATGACAATGTCATTTAA